A window of [Clostridium] innocuum genomic DNA:
CCTGCTTTCTTGCTACATCCTCTTCCAGTGCAAAGATTTTTTCACTTTCCAGTATCTGCTTGGCTGGCAGGCCATTCGGTATATTGATCGGCATGCTGTTTCATCTCCTATATCTGTGCGAACGCCTGTGTTAAATCTTCCAGGATATCATCAATATGCTCTATTCCGCAGGACAGTCGAATCAATCCCGGTGTGATACCGCAGTTTACCAGCTGTTCATCCGTAAGCTGCCGGTGTGTAGAGCTTGCCGGATGCAGAATACAGGTGCGAATATCCGCAACATGGACTTCCAGAGAAACCATCTTCAAATGATCGATGAAAGCAGCTGCGCGCTCTCTTCCTCCCTTGATGGAGAAGGAAATAACGCCACAGCATCCCTTCGGCAGATATTTCTGTGCCAGGGCGTGATATTTATTCTGCTTGAGACCCGGATAGTTTACAAATTCCACCGCGTCCTGTGATTCCAGAAATTCAGCCGTTCTTTGTGCATTCGCACAATGACGTTCCATACGGACTGCCAGCGTTTCCAGCCCCAGATTCAACAGGAATGCAGAATGCGCAGCCGGATAACAGCCCAGATCACGCATCAGCTGAACTCTGGCCTTGGTGATATAAGCTGCTTCCTTGAAGGTATCCGTATACACGATACCATGATAGGAGGCATCCGGTGTGCTCAGACCCGGGAATTTGCCGTTTGCCCAGTTGAAGGATCCCCCATCAACGATAACACCGCCAACCTGCAGGGCATGTCCATCCATATATTTTGTTGTGCTGTGAATGACGATGTCCGCACCGAAACGAAACGGCTGACACAGGACAGGCGTTGCAAAGGTATTATCGACAAACAGCGGAATATCATGTGCATGTGCGACACTGGCAAATTTCTCAATATCCAGTACATTCATGGCAGGGTTTGCCATAATCTCTCCAAATACCGCTTTCGTATTCGGGCGAATCAGCTTTTCGATTTCCTCTGCAGCCGCATCCGGATCCACATAGGACACTTCGATGCCGAATTTTCGGAAGGTGATAGACAACAGATTGACTGAACCTCCGTAAATGGTAGAGGAAGCAACCAGATGGTCTCCGCTTTCCAGCACATTCATTAAAGCAAGGAAGGTTGCGGACTGTCCGGATGTTGTACAAAGTGCTCCGACACCACCCTCCAGTGCTGCGATTTTTTTCTCTACCGCATCCACCGTCGGATTGGAGATACGGGAATACATGTGTCCCTCCGCTGTCAGGTCAAACAGCTGTCCGACAAAGTCTGTAGAGTCATATTTATAGGTCGTACTCTGGTAAATCGGCAGAACACGAGGTTCTCCGTTTTTCGGTTCATAGCCTGCATGCAGACATTTCGATTCAATTTTCATTACAATTACCTCACCTTTCACTGCGTATTATTTTACTATTTTTATGAAAATTATTCAATCCGTAATGAAAAACTTTCAGAAATTTTAAAGAGATTTCACATATTCCAGAACTTTCATAATTTCCATGCTCTGCCGCTCTCCCAGAATCGGACTCTCCAGCAGCCCCTGCTGTATGCATGCCGCCGCATGCTCCACCTCTCCGGTAAAGTCGGATTTCATGTCAACCTCGATGGGGGTACAGATACCATCCCTTTTTAGAATCGCTCGGGTATTCTTCCAGAAGTTTTCTGTCTCAATGCTTCCCTTACTGCCATACAACACCCCGCGATTATCCATCCACTGCTTCCAGCCGCTGCGCACACTGGCAATTACGCCGTTATCGTAGGTGAGCAACGCCTGTGTGAACATATCATAGCCCCCTGCTGCACAATCCTTGACCGCCTGAATGTCAGAGATACATCCATCGGAAAACCAGTTCGCATAACAGATCGGATACACACCGACATCATAGACGCTGCCGCCTGCTTCTTTAGAGAAGCACCAGTGATCCTCCTTCATTTCTGAAAGATCGATTGGATAGGAATAGCTGCCCTCCACATACCGAAGCTGTCCAATCACTCCTTCCTTCACCAGCTGCTTGAGTTTTCTGTTCAGCGGCGTAAATAATGTCTTTTCTGCTTCCATCAGAAACAGATTGCTGCTGCGTGCCAGCTGAAAGCACTCCTTTAGCTGCTCAGCATTCGCCACCAGCGGCTTTTCACATAAAACATGCTTTCCATGGCGCAAAGCGTTTTGAATATGCTCGAAATGCAAATGATTTGGTGTGCATATATATACCATCTCCACCTGCGGATCCTGCAGGAGTCTTTCATAGCTGTCATAAATTTTTTGAGCTCCATATAGTCTCTGAAATTCCCTTGCTTTTTCTAAGGAGCGTGAGCCAACCGCATACAGCTCTGCGTTTTCTGCATAGCAGATTCCCTTAGCTACTCGATGCGCAATCTGTCCCAGACCCATAATTCCTACATGTATCATCGTATGTCCTCACTTTCTGCTCTAATTTTATCGCACTTTTGTACAATAGAAAAGGTAAATATTTTCCAAATATGATAGAATAAAGATATCATACGACAGGAGGAGATTCAATGAAATATGAAATTATCGGCGGACAGCTGCCGGCCGTTGTCTGCAAGCTGGATCGCGGGGAAAAAATGTTTACTGAATCCGGTGGAATGTGCTGGATGGAAGAAGGGTTCTCTATGGATTCCAATACCCGTGGAGGGCTGCTGAAGGGACTGGGACGTGCCATGTCCGGCGAGTCTATTTTTCTAACCACGTATACCAGCAGTCACGACCATGCGGAAATCGCCTTCGGCTCCAGCTTTCCAGGTAAGATTCTGCCGGTTACCCTGCATGATGGAAAGACGCTCATTGTTCAGAAAAACGCCTTTCTTGCTGCAGAGGACGGTGTGAATCTACAGGCACATTTCCGCAAAAAACTGGGTACCGGATTTTTCGGCGGTGAGGGCTTTGTCTTACAGAAGCTGACAGGAAACGGTACAGCCTTCCTTGAGATAGATGGAGATATCATCGAAAAAACACTGGCTCCCGGTGAAACCTTGCAGGTGGATCAGGGGTATATCGCCGGATTCGAGGAATCTGTACACTTTGATATCACAACGGTAAAGGGATTGAAAAACAAGTTTTTCAGTGGTGAAGGGATGTTCCTTGCGACGTTAAGCGGTCCCGGCAAAATCTGGCTGCAGACAATGCCATTCAGTGTTTTGGCAGACCGTGTAATTTCTCTGGTGCCTAAAAATTAACCAAACACCTTCTCATATGCTGCATAAAAGTGTATGAGAAGGTGTTTTTATCAGGCCGTGGTTGATATCCAAATCTCTTGCAGAATAAACGATGGAAACAGCAAGATAAACAGCTTTTACAGATTTGAAAGGGATATGCGTATATTAGAGCTATCGTAACGAGGTTTCCTTCCGGTAAAAGTAGTGCCTTGGTCAATATTCACCTTGACGTTTGGAGAAACTCAGAAAACCATAACGTGAGTGAGTATCAGTCTATAACAAATCAATCCCCAAGATATCTCTTGTATTTTTACAGGCTCTCACAGAGGAATAGGAGCCTATCGGTAAAAAAAACGAAAAAAACTAAAAAAAGTGTTGCATAATCTAAAAAAATAGTGTATATTATTAGAGCAATCAAGAGATGCGGGTGTAGTTCAATGGTAGAACTTCAGCCTTCCAAGCTGACTACGTGAGTTCGATTCTCATCACCCGCTCCATTATGAGTAAGATTTGTGCTCAGAGCCTATGGCTCTGGGCATTTTTGTTAAATTTTACGAAAAATCGGAAGCGAGTTCGTACGATATGTACACGGGATGTGTAAGGAATATTTCTCCTTATACATCCCTTTTTCTTTTTCCTCCACCATGGTCCATGATCCATGATCTTTGAAAATAAAATAGCGAGCACTAAAACAAGAAGTGAGCGACATCTGATGATACGCCAAGACGGTATTTTTGAATTCAGAAAGAAATCAAGAATACAAGAGCGATCCATATCAGGCAGAAAAAGCGGTCTCGAAAGCCGGTTCGCCAGGACCTTCGTATAATGATACTTATAAATAAAATGCTCCGTGGAGGAGTTGGTGTGAATCCAATGAATGCTAGCGATAGCTGTTTAGTGCTGCCCGGCCGAGGGATGCGAAAGATATCGGTGTTTTGATGATTATAGTTTTATAAACGGGTCTTTGACTCGTTGTTACATAGAACTGCTGAGACTTTTTTGTTTTCGGCAGTTTTCTTGTACCAATAAGTCTTTTCGACTTCGTGGATACGACAATGGAAGGAGGTGTGTTCATGCTATCTAAGGATGAAGATCGTTGCGTCCATGGTACCTGTATTTGGTTCAGCGATGAAAAAGGTTATGGTTTCCTATTATCTGATGATGGTGTTTCCAGTATGGTTCATTACACAGATATAAAAGAACCAGGCTTCAAGAGACTTTACAGAGGTCAAAGAGTCACCTATGAAGAATTGGAAACAGAAAAAGGAAGATCAGCCCGTCGAGTAAAATATGTGAAGGATTTTACTTCTATCGCAGATCATTCATCGCTGTGAGCCATTACTTATTTTTGAAGATCTATCGTGTATAGCGGAAGAAACCGCATGGAGGAAAAACTATTATGAAAACGATCGCAATCTATAACATCAAAGGTGGAGATGGAAAAACGACCACCGCAAAACATCTGGCTGTCGGACTGTCCAAAAAAGGTATCCGTATATTACTTGCTGATGCTGACGGCCAAGCCAACTGTTCAAAGTCTTTCATCGACAAAAAATTAAAACGAGACCCTGCGTATTATGAAAGCAGTCTCG
This region includes:
- a CDS encoding aminotransferase class V-fold PLP-dependent enzyme, encoding MKIESKCLHAGYEPKNGEPRVLPIYQSTTYKYDSTDFVGQLFDLTAEGHMYSRISNPTVDAVEKKIAALEGGVGALCTTSGQSATFLALMNVLESGDHLVASSTIYGGSVNLLSITFRKFGIEVSYVDPDAAAEEIEKLIRPNTKAVFGEIMANPAMNVLDIEKFASVAHAHDIPLFVDNTFATPVLCQPFRFGADIVIHSTTKYMDGHALQVGGVIVDGGSFNWANGKFPGLSTPDASYHGIVYTDTFKEAAYITKARVQLMRDLGCYPAAHSAFLLNLGLETLAVRMERHCANAQRTAEFLESQDAVEFVNYPGLKQNKYHALAQKYLPKGCCGVISFSIKGGRERAAAFIDHLKMVSLEVHVADIRTCILHPASSTHRQLTDEQLVNCGITPGLIRLSCGIEHIDDILEDLTQAFAQI
- a CDS encoding Gfo/Idh/MocA family oxidoreductase, with the protein product MIHVGIMGLGQIAHRVAKGICYAENAELYAVGSRSLEKAREFQRLYGAQKIYDSYERLLQDPQVEMVYICTPNHLHFEHIQNALRHGKHVLCEKPLVANAEQLKECFQLARSSNLFLMEAEKTLFTPLNRKLKQLVKEGVIGQLRYVEGSYSYPIDLSEMKEDHWCFSKEAGGSVYDVGVYPICYANWFSDGCISDIQAVKDCAAGGYDMFTQALLTYDNGVIASVRSGWKQWMDNRGVLYGSKGSIETENFWKNTRAILKRDGICTPIEVDMKSDFTGEVEHAAACIQQGLLESPILGERQSMEIMKVLEYVKSL
- a CDS encoding TIGR00266 family protein yields the protein MKYEIIGGQLPAVVCKLDRGEKMFTESGGMCWMEEGFSMDSNTRGGLLKGLGRAMSGESIFLTTYTSSHDHAEIAFGSSFPGKILPVTLHDGKTLIVQKNAFLAAEDGVNLQAHFRKKLGTGFFGGEGFVLQKLTGNGTAFLEIDGDIIEKTLAPGETLQVDQGYIAGFEESVHFDITTVKGLKNKFFSGEGMFLATLSGPGKIWLQTMPFSVLADRVISLVPKN
- a CDS encoding cold shock domain-containing protein; this encodes MLSKDEDRCVHGTCIWFSDEKGYGFLLSDDGVSSMVHYTDIKEPGFKRLYRGQRVTYEELETEKGRSARRVKYVKDFTSIADHSSL